A single genomic interval of Paralichthys olivaceus isolate ysfri-2021 chromosome 7, ASM2471397v2, whole genome shotgun sequence harbors:
- the lctlb gene encoding lactase-like protein isoform X2 has translation MRPRCAFAVCHVFMLVLCLSAAEDFDWTKNDHSSFYYGTFPAGFSWGAGSSAYQTEGAWDKDGKGLSIWDVFSHKKGKIQQNDTGDSSCEGYYRVKDDVSLIKELKLNHYRFSISWPRLLPTGIKSDHVNERGIQYYSDLIDHLLENNITPIVTLYHWDLPQVLHEKYGGWQNISMVNHFNEFANLCFERFGNRVKYWITFNNPWSVAVEGYETGEHAPGLRLRGTGAYRAAHHIIKAHAKVWHTYDTQWRARQKGLVGISLSGDWGEPVDISNQKDIEAAERYVQFYLGWFATPVFHGDYPQVMKDFIGRKSVQQGLGTSRLPTFSPQEKSYIKGTCDFLGIGHFTTRYITQKNIPSGRSSSSYFNDRDLAELVDPRWPDPGSEWLYSVPWGFRRLLNFVKTQYGNPAIYVTENGVSEKMLCTELCDDWRIQYFKDYINEMLKAIKDGVNVKGYTAWSLLDKFEWDEGYSERFGLYYVDFRNKNKPRYPKASVQFYKRIISSNGFPNQREVENWRRKAVETCSSSNQLLAADPLTSHMEMVTEIVVPTVCTLSILLSAIFLMFLLRRRN, from the exons ATGCGGCCCCGCTGTGCATTCGCTGTGTGCCATGTGTTTATGTTGGTGCTGTGTCTGTCTGCGGCTGAGGACTTCGACTGGACAAAGAACGACCACAGCTCCTTCTATTATGGCACTTTTCCGGCTG gaTTTTCGTGGGGTGCCGGCAGTTCAGCCTATCAAACAGAAGGAGCCTGGGACAAAGATGGAAAAGGACTGAGCATCTGGGACGTGTTCAGTCACAAGAAAGGCAAAATCCAGCAGAATGACACAGGGGATTCCTCCTGTGAGGGCTACTACAGAGtcaag GACGATGTTTCTCTGATAAAGGAACTGAAACTGAACCACTATCGCTTCTCCATATCGTGGCCTCGACTCCTGCCCACCGGCATAAAGT CTGACCATGTCAATGAAAGAGGAATACAGTACTACAGTGACCTGATTGACCATCTGCTGGAAAACAACATCACTCCCATTGTCACTCTGTATCACTGGGATCTTCCCCAG GTCTTACATGAAAAATACGGCGGATGGCAGAATATAAGCATGGTCAACCATTTCAATGAATTTGCCAACTTGTGCTTTGAAAGATTTGGTAACCGAGTCAAGTATTGGATCACTTTCAACAATCCGTGG TCAGTAGCAGTCGAAGGCTATGAGACAGGTGAGCACGCTCCGGGGCTGAGGCTGAGAGGAACTGGTGCATACAGAGCTGCCCACCACATAATCAAG GCACATGCCAAAGTGTGGCATACTTATGACACACAATGGAGAGCTAGGCAAAAAG GTCTGGTCGGCATCTCTCTGTCCGGGGACTGGGGAGAGCCAGTGGACATCAGCAACCAGAAAGACATCGAAGCAGCTGAGAGATACGTCCAGTTCTACCTGGGCTGGTTCGCTACGCCAGTCTTTCACGGAGACTACCCCCAAGTGATGAAAGACTTTATCG GAAGGAAGAGTGTGCAGCAGGGCCTCGGGACGTCTCGCCTGCCCACCTTTTCCCCCCAAGAGAAGAGCTACATCAAGGGGACCTGCGACTTCCTCGGCATCGGCCACTTCACCACCCGCTACATCACCCAGAAGAACATTCCATCaggccgcagcagcagcagctacttCAATGACCGTGACCTGGCTGAGCTGGTCGATCCACGGTGGCCGGACCCCGGGTCAGAATGGCTCTACTCTGTGCCCTGGGGTTTCAGGCGCCTGCTCAATTTCGTCAAG ACTCAGTATGGAAACCCAGCGATCTATGTGACCGAGAATGGAGTCTCTGAGAAGATGTTGTGCACGGAGCTGTGTGACGACTGGAGGATACAGTATTTTAAAGACTACATCAACGAAATGTTGAAAG CTATCAAAGACGGGGTCAACGTGAAGGGCTACACGGCGTGGTCCCTGCTGGACAAGTTTGAGTGGGACGAGGGTTACTCCGAGAGGTTTGGCTTGTACTATGTGGACttcaggaataaaaacaaacctcgCTACCCCAAAGCTTCTGTTCAGTTTTACAAACGCATCATCAGCTCCAATGGATTTCCCAatcagagagag GTTGAGAACTGGAGGAGGAAGGCAGTTGAGACCTGTTCTTCTAGCAACCAGCTCCTAGCAGCAG ATCCTCTGACCAGCCACATGGAGATGGTAACTGAGATTGTTGTTCCCACCGTGTGCACCCTCTCTATTCTGCTCAGTGCCATCTTCCTCATGTTCCTGCTGCGGCGGCGGAACTAG
- the snapc5 gene encoding snRNA-activating protein complex subunit 5, translating into MHSRLQELKKEEETLLKIKVMLQDQLNRLKFEEGALKSIINAQSEEEGASQRLSPEPEVQINLDDESEINQTKLLLNAAVDYDMEEEEEDEDDDEDDEEDELEDDNELRFVPEEDEDEDDY; encoded by the exons ATGCACAGCCgcctgcaggagctgaagaaggaagaggagactCTCCTCAAAATCAAAGTGATGCTACAGGACCAGCTGAACAGACTGAAG tttgaagaAGGGGCCTTGAAATCTATCATCAACGCTCAATCAGAAGAGGAAGGAGCCTCTCAACGCCTGTCCCCAGAGCCTGAG gTTCAAATTAACCTTGATGATGAAAGCGAAATCAATCAAACCAAACTGCTACTGAATGCCGCTGTAGATTatgacatggaggaggaagaagaggacgaagatgatgatgaggatgatgaggaagatgaattAGAAGATGACAATGAGCTCAGATTTGTgcctgaggaggacgaggatgaAGACGATTATTGA
- the lctlb gene encoding lactase-like protein isoform X1 → MRPRCAFAVCHVFMLVLCLSAAEDFDWTKNDHSSFYYGTFPAGFSWGAGSSAYQTEGAWDKDGKGLSIWDVFSHKKGKIQQNDTGDSSCEGYYRVKDDVSLIKELKLNHYRFSISWPRLLPTGIKSDHVNERGIQYYSDLIDHLLENNITPIVTLYHWDLPQVLHEKYGGWQNISMVNHFNEFANLCFERFGNRVKYWITFNNPWSVAVEGYETGEHAPGLRLRGTGAYRAAHHIIKAHAKVWHTYDTQWRARQKGLVGISLSGDWGEPVDISNQKDIEAAERYVQFYLGWFATPVFHGDYPQVMKDFIGRKSVQQGLGTSRLPTFSPQEKSYIKGTCDFLGIGHFTTRYITQKNIPSGRSSSSYFNDRDLAELVDPRWPDPGSEWLYSVPWGFRRLLNFVKTQYGNPAIYVTENGVSEKMLCTELCDDWRIQYFKDYINEMLKAIKDGVNVKGYTAWSLLDKFEWDEGYSERFGLYYVDFRNKNKPRYPKASVQFYKRIISSNGFPNQREVENWRRKAVETCSSSNQLLAAEEQRSTAANILRLIHDPLTSHMEMVTEIVVPTVCTLSILLSAIFLMFLLRRRN, encoded by the exons ATGCGGCCCCGCTGTGCATTCGCTGTGTGCCATGTGTTTATGTTGGTGCTGTGTCTGTCTGCGGCTGAGGACTTCGACTGGACAAAGAACGACCACAGCTCCTTCTATTATGGCACTTTTCCGGCTG gaTTTTCGTGGGGTGCCGGCAGTTCAGCCTATCAAACAGAAGGAGCCTGGGACAAAGATGGAAAAGGACTGAGCATCTGGGACGTGTTCAGTCACAAGAAAGGCAAAATCCAGCAGAATGACACAGGGGATTCCTCCTGTGAGGGCTACTACAGAGtcaag GACGATGTTTCTCTGATAAAGGAACTGAAACTGAACCACTATCGCTTCTCCATATCGTGGCCTCGACTCCTGCCCACCGGCATAAAGT CTGACCATGTCAATGAAAGAGGAATACAGTACTACAGTGACCTGATTGACCATCTGCTGGAAAACAACATCACTCCCATTGTCACTCTGTATCACTGGGATCTTCCCCAG GTCTTACATGAAAAATACGGCGGATGGCAGAATATAAGCATGGTCAACCATTTCAATGAATTTGCCAACTTGTGCTTTGAAAGATTTGGTAACCGAGTCAAGTATTGGATCACTTTCAACAATCCGTGG TCAGTAGCAGTCGAAGGCTATGAGACAGGTGAGCACGCTCCGGGGCTGAGGCTGAGAGGAACTGGTGCATACAGAGCTGCCCACCACATAATCAAG GCACATGCCAAAGTGTGGCATACTTATGACACACAATGGAGAGCTAGGCAAAAAG GTCTGGTCGGCATCTCTCTGTCCGGGGACTGGGGAGAGCCAGTGGACATCAGCAACCAGAAAGACATCGAAGCAGCTGAGAGATACGTCCAGTTCTACCTGGGCTGGTTCGCTACGCCAGTCTTTCACGGAGACTACCCCCAAGTGATGAAAGACTTTATCG GAAGGAAGAGTGTGCAGCAGGGCCTCGGGACGTCTCGCCTGCCCACCTTTTCCCCCCAAGAGAAGAGCTACATCAAGGGGACCTGCGACTTCCTCGGCATCGGCCACTTCACCACCCGCTACATCACCCAGAAGAACATTCCATCaggccgcagcagcagcagctacttCAATGACCGTGACCTGGCTGAGCTGGTCGATCCACGGTGGCCGGACCCCGGGTCAGAATGGCTCTACTCTGTGCCCTGGGGTTTCAGGCGCCTGCTCAATTTCGTCAAG ACTCAGTATGGAAACCCAGCGATCTATGTGACCGAGAATGGAGTCTCTGAGAAGATGTTGTGCACGGAGCTGTGTGACGACTGGAGGATACAGTATTTTAAAGACTACATCAACGAAATGTTGAAAG CTATCAAAGACGGGGTCAACGTGAAGGGCTACACGGCGTGGTCCCTGCTGGACAAGTTTGAGTGGGACGAGGGTTACTCCGAGAGGTTTGGCTTGTACTATGTGGACttcaggaataaaaacaaacctcgCTACCCCAAAGCTTCTGTTCAGTTTTACAAACGCATCATCAGCTCCAATGGATTTCCCAatcagagagag GTTGAGAACTGGAGGAGGAAGGCAGTTGAGACCTGTTCTTCTAGCAACCAGCTCCTAGCAGCAG AGGAACAGCGGAGTACTGCTGCCAATATTCTAAGACTTATACATG ATCCTCTGACCAGCCACATGGAGATGGTAACTGAGATTGTTGTTCCCACCGTGTGCACCCTCTCTATTCTGCTCAGTGCCATCTTCCTCATGTTCCTGCTGCGGCGGCGGAACTAG
- the lctlb gene encoding lactase-like protein isoform X3 yields the protein MRPRCAFAVCHVFMLVLCLSAAEDFDWTKNDHSSFYYGTFPAGFSWGAGSSAYQTEGAWDKDGKGLSIWDVFSHKKGKIQQNDTGDSSCEGYYRVKDDVSLIKELKLNHYRFSISWPRLLPTGIKSDHVNERGIQYYSDLIDHLLENNITPIVTLYHWDLPQVLHEKYGGWQNISMVNHFNEFANLCFERFGNRVKYWITFNNPWSVAVEGYETGEHAPGLRLRGTGAYRAAHHIIKAHAKVWHTYDTQWRARQKGLVGISLSGDWGEPVDISNQKDIEAAERYVQFYLGWFATPVFHGDYPQVMKDFIGRKSVQQGLGTSRLPTFSPQEKSYIKGTCDFLGIGHFTTRYITQKNIPSGRSSSSYFNDRDLAELVDPRWPDPGSEWLYSVPWGFRRLLNFVKTQYGNPAIYVTENGVSEKMLCTELCDDWRIQYFKDYINEMLKAIKDGVNVKGYTAWSLLDKFEWDEGYSERFGLYYVDFRNKNKPRYPKASVQFYKRIISSNGFPNQREVENWRRKAVETCSSSNQLLAAARRKSKEHAEMPKVWPVHDEV from the exons ATGCGGCCCCGCTGTGCATTCGCTGTGTGCCATGTGTTTATGTTGGTGCTGTGTCTGTCTGCGGCTGAGGACTTCGACTGGACAAAGAACGACCACAGCTCCTTCTATTATGGCACTTTTCCGGCTG gaTTTTCGTGGGGTGCCGGCAGTTCAGCCTATCAAACAGAAGGAGCCTGGGACAAAGATGGAAAAGGACTGAGCATCTGGGACGTGTTCAGTCACAAGAAAGGCAAAATCCAGCAGAATGACACAGGGGATTCCTCCTGTGAGGGCTACTACAGAGtcaag GACGATGTTTCTCTGATAAAGGAACTGAAACTGAACCACTATCGCTTCTCCATATCGTGGCCTCGACTCCTGCCCACCGGCATAAAGT CTGACCATGTCAATGAAAGAGGAATACAGTACTACAGTGACCTGATTGACCATCTGCTGGAAAACAACATCACTCCCATTGTCACTCTGTATCACTGGGATCTTCCCCAG GTCTTACATGAAAAATACGGCGGATGGCAGAATATAAGCATGGTCAACCATTTCAATGAATTTGCCAACTTGTGCTTTGAAAGATTTGGTAACCGAGTCAAGTATTGGATCACTTTCAACAATCCGTGG TCAGTAGCAGTCGAAGGCTATGAGACAGGTGAGCACGCTCCGGGGCTGAGGCTGAGAGGAACTGGTGCATACAGAGCTGCCCACCACATAATCAAG GCACATGCCAAAGTGTGGCATACTTATGACACACAATGGAGAGCTAGGCAAAAAG GTCTGGTCGGCATCTCTCTGTCCGGGGACTGGGGAGAGCCAGTGGACATCAGCAACCAGAAAGACATCGAAGCAGCTGAGAGATACGTCCAGTTCTACCTGGGCTGGTTCGCTACGCCAGTCTTTCACGGAGACTACCCCCAAGTGATGAAAGACTTTATCG GAAGGAAGAGTGTGCAGCAGGGCCTCGGGACGTCTCGCCTGCCCACCTTTTCCCCCCAAGAGAAGAGCTACATCAAGGGGACCTGCGACTTCCTCGGCATCGGCCACTTCACCACCCGCTACATCACCCAGAAGAACATTCCATCaggccgcagcagcagcagctacttCAATGACCGTGACCTGGCTGAGCTGGTCGATCCACGGTGGCCGGACCCCGGGTCAGAATGGCTCTACTCTGTGCCCTGGGGTTTCAGGCGCCTGCTCAATTTCGTCAAG ACTCAGTATGGAAACCCAGCGATCTATGTGACCGAGAATGGAGTCTCTGAGAAGATGTTGTGCACGGAGCTGTGTGACGACTGGAGGATACAGTATTTTAAAGACTACATCAACGAAATGTTGAAAG CTATCAAAGACGGGGTCAACGTGAAGGGCTACACGGCGTGGTCCCTGCTGGACAAGTTTGAGTGGGACGAGGGTTACTCCGAGAGGTTTGGCTTGTACTATGTGGACttcaggaataaaaacaaacctcgCTACCCCAAAGCTTCTGTTCAGTTTTACAAACGCATCATCAGCTCCAATGGATTTCCCAatcagagagag GTTGAGAACTGGAGGAGGAAGGCAGTTGAGACCTGTTCTTCTAGCAACCAGCTCCTAGCAGCAG CTAGAAGAAAATCCAAGGAACATGCAGAAATGCCAAAGGTTTGGCCAGTGCATGACGAAGTTTAG